The following proteins come from a genomic window of Bombyx mori chromosome 18, ASM3026992v2:
- the LOC101744512 gene encoding uncharacterized protein LOC101744512: MQVILPTIEKFLLLYSLRCGSIIVLLWTSLRSFLCLVFFIIALLEVFALRHFPFGALLVDTSSKKLKPINEENIYYVYAAYISLLVSESFLFFHLIYVAVGLYTEKSRLFEPYLICRFVTWLFETIFLFTLCLIHKLLIGWYLAMLFFVVLEFYSFIVIYSYYNYLLGYESFVCNKIQIPNVSCEL, encoded by the exons ATGCAAGTTATTTTGCCCACCATTGAGAAATTCCTACTGCTGTATTCGTTACGATGTGGATCAATAATCGTGCTGCTGTGGACTTCA TTGCGTTCGTTCCTGTGTCTAGTTTTCTTCATCATTGCTTTATTAGAGGTGTTTGCCCTCCGTCATTTCCCGTTTGGGGCTTTACTGGTGGACACGTCTTCGAAGAAGCTAAAGCCGATTAATGAAGAAAACATTTACTACGTGTACGCCGCTTACATCAGCTTACTGGTTTCCGAGTCGTTTCTGTTCTTTCATCTTATTTACGTGGCTGTGGGTCTGTACACT GAGAAATCTCGCCTATTTGAACCGTATCTAATATGTCGTTTTGTAACGTGGCTATTTGAGACGATATTTCTCTTCACCCTGTGCCTGATTCACAAGCTTCTCATAGGATGGTATCTGGCCATGTTGTTCTTCGTAG tttTAGAGTTTTATTCGTTCATCGTGATTTACAGCTACTACAACTATTTACTGGGTTACGAAAGTTTCGTGTGCAACAAAATTCAGATACCTAATGTGTCATGTGAATTGTAA
- the LOC101744658 gene encoding uncharacterized protein LOC101744658, protein MYCDLPEFGRCCFCMPLRKGVLVFGYINLFFSAFLVGLHSYGVHYQKNVFSVYHGITTGVPTELSIALYCLEIILTSFLIYGAHKRIISYMKWFYYFTVTTTVAAILIQILEFTSYRSFGFIIEVCLFSASGLFIQIYLILHVRSLIKKLEMDGPHLYDNPLHQIVTGEAKIESNGIYNNTTVEPNTV, encoded by the exons ATGTATTGCGATCTACCAGAATTCGGAAGGTGCTGTTTCTGCATGCCTCTTAGGAAAGGCGTGTTAGTATTCGGATATATCAATCTG TTTTTCAGCGCCTTCCTGGTTGGCTTGCACAGCTACGGTGTTCATTATCAAAAAAACGTCTTCTCCGTGTATCACGGCATCACGACCGGCGTACCCACGGAGCTGAGCATCGCACTCTACTGCCTAGAAATTATACTAACATCTTTTCTGATTTATGGTGCCCATAAG AGAATAATCTCGTACATGAAATGGTTCTACTATTTCACGGTGACGACAACTGTTGCGGCGATACTCATACAGATACTGGAATTCACATCGTATCGTTCGTTTGGATTTATCATCGAAGTGTGCCTTTTCAGCGCCAGCGGACTGT TCATACAAATATACTTGATCCTTCATGTGAGGAGTCTCATCAAGAAACTCGAAATGGATGGCCCTCATCTCTACGACAATCCTCTTCATCAGATCGTCACCGGAGAAGCGAAGATCGAATCAAATGGAATTTACAACAACACTACCGTGGAACCAAATACAGTATAA